Proteins co-encoded in one Nothobranchius furzeri strain GRZ-AD chromosome 4, NfurGRZ-RIMD1, whole genome shotgun sequence genomic window:
- the LOC139069723 gene encoding P2Y purinoceptor 1-like — SLFPDFFIGSCTDFVNGQWSCLIQLVLFTLTLPVGILGNLIVLVYYTCFGKSLSTSDVFLLNLTVCDSAWILTLPLIIYFKYQQPQDSRAFCQIKNLSFNFNIYGSILFLTLISFDRYVGTVHPISSLRWWNVDKAKICSVCAWIWLIFSIAPDFFANFSILSSDNITVCLNHINGPLVSNKTITTVRTAVYFLIPFCVMMAFYTKTIGVLRRLPKGSRTKGVRQAGRKPQQLIVAAILVFAVSFVPYHILVIAQVFKRTPDLINPTNTNLLYSSYELCEAVCTLSSCLDPVLYCLTSEQVKRKLLDLKTNRYRRMCCRTSRRVGVE; from the coding sequence TCTCTGTTCCCAGACTTCTTTATTGGATCCTGCACAGACTTCGTGAATGGTCAGTGGTCTTGCTTGATACAGCTAGTACTCTTTACCTTAACTCTTCCTGTAGGAATTCTGGGAAATCTGATTGTTCTAGTGTACTACACCTGTTTTGGAAAATCCCTAAGCACCAGCGACGTTTTCCTGTTGAACTTGACTGTGTGTGACTCAGCCTGGATCCTCACCCTGCCTTTAATAATCTATTTCAAATACCAGCAACCCCAAGACTCACGGGCTTTCTGCCAAATCAAAAACCTCtcctttaatttcaacatatatggCAGCATCCTCTTCCTCACCCTGATCAGCTTTGACCGCTATGTGGGAACAGTACACCCAATCAGCTCCCTCCGCTGGTGGAATGTGGATAAAGCTAAGATCTGTTCGGTCTGTGCTTGGATCTGGCTCATCTTCAGCATCGCTCCTGACTTTTTTGCAAACTTTTCTATTCTGTCATCAGACAATATCACAGTGTGTTTGAACCACATCAATGGCCCCTTAGTCTCCAACAAAACAATTACCACAGTCAGAACAGCAGTATACTTcctgattcccttctgtgtcatgATGGCATTTTACACAAAGACGATTGGTGTGTTGAGGCGTCTTCCTAAAGGATCAAGGACCAAAGGAGTCAGGCAAGCAGGACGAAAGCCACAACAGCTCATTGTTGCAGCCATTCTTGTCTTTGCGGTCTCTTTTGTGCCCTACCATATCCTGGTCATCGCTCAGGTGTTCAAGAGGACCCCTGACCTAATAAACCCCACTAATACCAACCTTCTCTACAGCTCCTATGAGCTCTGTGAAGCGGTTTGCACTTTAAGCAGCTGTCTGGACCCAGTGCTGTATTGTTTGACCAGTGAGCAGGTCAAAAGAAAGCTGCTGGACTTAAAGACAAACCGATACAGGAGGATGTGCTGCAGAACCAGCAGAAGAGTTGGAGTTGAATGA